Proteins encoded together in one Anas acuta chromosome 10, bAnaAcu1.1, whole genome shotgun sequence window:
- the DDX28 gene encoding probable ATP-dependent RNA helicase DDX28, producing the protein MALRRGGAAAARAAVGSQPPEHVVRIPWALRQRLEKRRKARRPGEAAVPSGKLLLCSRRPELSQPRWQIVGRWERPRLVSAGWKHREACGDYFQLEPSQEAAPALKAPPAPQGQSFAELGLQPVLLAALQRLEVGRPTAVQRLAIPALLRGRSALCAAETGSGKTLAYLLPLLDRLLARPEEKEEEKEEEKKLAAPRGLVVVPSRELAAQVGAVAAALCRPAGLRLRGLTGGGAAGGLRRQLRGPGVAVLLGTPGALRDALRRRFLSLGRLRWMVLDEADTLMDESFAAPIEEILAHAPLAAGAPGPAGPREEGTQVVVVGATFPAGLSEVLGRFVDVGRFASLATQGLHRLPPHIQQKFVRLKGQDKLPELLQLLKDHPASGGAVIIFCNSASTVNWLGYILDDHKIKHLRLQGQMSAVARAGIFASFQKGDVSVLVCTDLASRGLDTSSVQLVVNYDFPDTLQDYLHRVGRVGRVGSKTPGAVVSFVTHKWDVDLVRKIETAARKRTGLPGMDSSINEPPPKAD; encoded by the coding sequence atggCGCTGAGGCGCGGCGGGGCAGCGGCCGCCCGGGCGGCGGTGGGCTCGCAGCCCCCGGAGCATGTGGTGCGCATCCCCTGGGCCCTGCGGCAGCGCCTGGAGAAGCGGCGGAAGGCAAGGCGGCCCGGGGAGGCGGCGGTGCCCTCCggcaagctgctgctgtgcagccgGCGGCCGGAGCTGAGCCAGCCCCGCTGGCAGATCGTGGGGCGCTGGGAGCGGCCGCGGCTGGTGTCGGCGGGCTGGAAGCACCGGGAGGCGTGCGGGGATTACTTCCAGCTGGAGCCTTCTCAGGAGGCTGCCCCCGCTTTGAAGGCTCCGCCGGCTCCTCAGGGCCAGTCCTTCGccgagctggggctgcagccggtGCTGCTGGCCGCCCTGCAGCGCCTGGAGGTCGGCCGCCCCACGGCGGTGCAGCGCCTCGCCATCCCCGCCCTGCTCCGCGGCCGCAGCGCCCTGTGCGCCGCCGAGACGGGCAGCGGCAAGACGCTGGCTTACCTGCTGCCGCTGCTCGACCGCCTGCTCGCCCGGCCcgaggagaaagaggaggagaaagaggaggagaaaaagctgGCGGCGCCCCGCGGGCTGGTGGTGGTGCCGTCGCGGGAGCTGGCGGCGCAGGTGGGCgcggtggcggcggcgctgTGCCGGCCGGCGGGGCTGCGGCTGCGGGGGCTGAcgggcggcggcgccgcgggcGGGCTGAGGCGGCAGCTGAGGGGGCCGGGGGTCGCCGTGCTGCTGGGCACCCCCGGGGCGCTGCGGGATGCGCTGCGGAGGAGGTTCCTGAGCCTCGGGAGGCTGCGGTGGATGGTGCTGGACGAGGCGGACACGCTGATGGACGAGTCCTTCGCGGCGCCCATCGAGGAGATCCTGGCACACGCCCCGCTCGCTGCTGGGGCCCCTGGGCCGGCTGGGCCCCGTGAGGAGGGGAcgcaggtggtggtggtgggagccACCTTCCCCGCTGGGCTGAGCGAGGTGCTGGGGAGGTTCGTCGATGTGGGCCGCTTCGCCAGCCTGGCCACCCAGGGCCTGCACCGCCTGCCGCCCCACATCCAGCAGAAGTTCGTCCGTCTGAAGGGCCAGGACAAGCTGCCGgaactgctgcagctcctcaagGACCACCCGGCATCCGGTGGGGCCGTCATCATCTTCTGCAACAGCGCCAGCACCGTCAACTGGCTGGGCTACATCCTGGATGACCACAAAATCAAGCACCTGAGGTTGCAGGGGCAGATGTCAGCCGTTGCCAGAGCCGGCATCTTTGCCTCCTTTCAGAAGGGTGACGTTTCTGTCCTTGTCTGCACTGACCTGGCCTCCCGGGGGCTGGACACCAGCAGCGTGCAGCTAGTGGTCAACTACGACTTCCCAGACACTCTGCAGGACTACCTGCACCGCGTGGGGCGGGTTGGACGTGTCGGAAGCAAGACCCCTGGAGCTGTGGTTAGCTTTGTCACCCATAAGTGGGATGTGGACCTGGTGCGGAAAATCGAGACCGCAGCCCGGAAAAGGACAGGTCTCCCAGGCATGGACTCCTCTATTAATGAGCCTCCGCCTAAAGCAGATTGA